A stretch of Paenibacillus sp. URB8-2 DNA encodes these proteins:
- a CDS encoding RNA polymerase sigma factor translates to MITPKRAEEEKLPDDSGIIQLQAALKRYCLSLTRSSWDAEDLVQDTWVKALNPLRSGHGNPEAFLLRIAKNTWLDAARRKTALSRKLPLMIEPAPVAQGSGDFVGEMALQAMMKHLSPLRRTVFLLRDVLDYSAAEAAELLGTTEGAVKAALHRARRALPALREELAPDGPPLPEEPGFRALVKRMSAAYERADIAELIALARQEDEPAEAVGWMRDARPSQSTGRSGGGTVMLMAA, encoded by the coding sequence ATGATCACTCCGAAACGCGCGGAAGAAGAGAAGCTGCCGGATGACAGCGGGATTATTCAATTACAGGCCGCTCTGAAAAGGTACTGTTTGTCGCTCACCCGCTCAAGCTGGGATGCCGAGGATTTGGTTCAGGACACCTGGGTAAAAGCGCTTAACCCCTTAAGGTCCGGGCACGGCAACCCTGAAGCCTTCCTGCTGCGGATCGCCAAAAATACATGGCTTGATGCAGCGCGGAGAAAAACCGCGCTGAGCCGAAAGCTGCCGCTGATGATCGAACCGGCGCCGGTTGCGCAGGGCAGCGGAGATTTCGTGGGGGAAATGGCCCTTCAGGCGATGATGAAGCATCTGTCCCCGCTTCGGCGGACGGTGTTTCTCTTGCGGGACGTGCTGGATTATTCGGCCGCCGAAGCGGCGGAGCTGCTGGGCACCACCGAGGGCGCCGTCAAAGCGGCGCTGCACCGGGCGCGCCGGGCCTTGCCCGCGCTGCGCGAGGAGCTGGCCCCGGACGGTCCTCCGCTGCCGGAGGAGCCCGGCTTCCGCGCGCTGGTGAAGCGGATGTCCGCCGCCTACGAGCGTGCCGACATTGCCGAGCTGATCGCGCTCGCGCGGCAGGAGGACGAACCAGCCGAGGCCGTCGGCTGGATGCGGGATGCACGGCCGTCGCAGAGCACAGGCCGGAGCGGCGGCGGCACCGTTATGCTCATGGCAGC